Proteins from a single region of Acidianus ambivalens:
- a CDS encoding class II glutamine amidotransferase, translated as MCRLLAFRDREKINGEVLKAFVNSARYDPFSPYKSHPDGWGFIVFVKKSGIWRSLYYRSPEPIFRDDLSTLTSIKGEEIMGIIHARKAGKKFLQGLTHAHPYHIRAGVYDLYFAHNGSILRNAFENPSLPYTDSYMFLLKIAEGIGKSNDVKESFRFAFNSLKEYSASLNSALLSYSEGEGPLIQIGYYYNKKEALDVSEEYFRLYIWRNYVFSSTIKYYLGNADNELVYGDIMYL; from the coding sequence ATGTGTAGATTATTAGCCTTTAGAGATAGAGAAAAGATTAACGGAGAAGTGCTTAAAGCTTTCGTAAATTCTGCAAGATACGATCCATTTTCTCCATATAAATCTCACCCAGATGGTTGGGGCTTTATCGTTTTTGTAAAGAAGAGTGGAATTTGGAGAAGCTTATATTATAGGTCTCCAGAACCAATATTTCGAGATGATCTCTCTACTCTTACTTCAATTAAAGGCGAAGAAATAATGGGAATAATTCATGCCAGAAAGGCTGGTAAGAAATTTTTGCAAGGATTAACCCATGCACATCCTTACCATATAAGGGCTGGAGTTTATGATTTGTATTTCGCACATAACGGCTCAATATTGCGTAATGCATTTGAAAATCCTTCCTTACCTTACACGGATAGTTACATGTTTTTATTAAAGATTGCTGAAGGAATTGGTAAATCTAACGACGTTAAGGAATCTTTTAGATTTGCGTTTAATAGCCTAAAAGAATACTCAGCTAGCCTTAATTCTGCTTTACTTTCTTACTCTGAAGGTGAAGGTCCACTAATTCAAATTGGCTATTATTATAATAAGAAAGAGGCATTAGATGTTTCTGAAGAATACTTTAGGCTTTATATTTGGAGAAATTACGTATTTTCATCAACAATAAAATATTATCTCGGTAATGCTGATAATGAACTTGTTTATGGAGATATAATGTATTTATAA
- a CDS encoding MBL fold metallo-hydrolase codes for MKITFLGTGAGSTVGSRRAKSSIMVSEGEDSIILDMGNGANSNLEDLGFPDINSVFFTHLHIDHINGIFDYLVQRKIRRMNDVKIYSPPGFSNLLNASKDIGNNISAEVYESNLPKAKIGDLEVYSVEACHAIYAVAYVVTNGEKKIVYSGDTSEPCEGIIEESRDADLIIHEATCIEGCEIYGHTPLPKLKEIFNKKRVIITHIPSQIEDKYSNLGDFILAFDGLIWNV; via the coding sequence ATGAAAATAACATTTTTAGGTACTGGTGCTGGCTCAACAGTTGGTTCAAGGAGAGCTAAATCCTCAATAATGGTTTCAGAAGGAGAAGATAGCATAATCCTTGACATGGGTAACGGCGCCAACTCAAACTTAGAAGATCTTGGATTTCCTGATATTAATTCAGTATTTTTCACTCATCTTCACATAGATCATATTAACGGAATTTTCGACTATTTAGTACAGAGAAAAATAAGAAGAATGAACGACGTGAAAATATATTCTCCTCCAGGATTTTCTAATCTCTTGAATGCTTCCAAGGATATCGGAAATAATATTTCTGCAGAAGTTTATGAAAGCAATCTGCCTAAAGCTAAAATAGGGGATCTTGAAGTTTATTCCGTCGAAGCTTGCCACGCAATATATGCAGTAGCATACGTAGTAACTAACGGTGAAAAGAAAATCGTGTATTCTGGCGATACGTCTGAACCGTGTGAAGGAATTATTGAGGAAAGTAGAGATGCAGATTTAATAATACACGAGGCAACATGCATAGAAGGTTGCGAAATTTACGGCCATACACCGTTGCCAAAGCTTAAAGAGATCTTTAATAAGAAGAGAGTTATAATAACTCATATACCTTCACAAATTGAAGATAAATATTCTAACTTGGGCGATTTTATTTTAGCCTTCGATGGGTTGATTTGGAATGTGTAG
- a CDS encoding M24 family metallopeptidase produces MDRIRKLQNMMKDRGIDYVIIGPTSNMFYLTNFSEEQMERPLFFVVSEGHSYFLAPKLYEEQLSKYNFEIISYADGEDPYSKMDLKTKSIIAIDDQLWSVFTINLIRKFNPSNLLPASILLKELRMRKDKEEINIMEEGLKIAENSFLQFLNDIKEGSSECKLADRLEEIFKENGADGVSFKTILTSGPNTSMPHLRCTDRKVRRGDVIIVDFGIKYRGYCTDTTRVISLGNPSDEVKKIHEIVLNAQESAEKAKKGMKGKEIDSIARGIIAKAGYSQFFIHRTGHGIGIDVHEDPYISQDSEQVIEQNMTFTIEPGIYLPGKFGIRIEDMVVMGEKEARPLNKLEKEIYVI; encoded by the coding sequence ATGGATAGAATAAGAAAGCTTCAGAACATGATGAAAGACAGAGGAATAGATTATGTAATTATAGGACCTACAAGTAACATGTTTTATTTAACAAACTTTAGTGAGGAACAAATGGAAAGACCTTTATTCTTTGTGGTAAGTGAAGGGCACTCATACTTTCTAGCTCCAAAACTTTATGAAGAACAACTTTCAAAGTATAATTTTGAAATAATCTCTTATGCAGATGGAGAAGATCCATATTCAAAAATGGATTTAAAGACGAAATCCATCATCGCAATAGATGATCAATTATGGTCAGTTTTTACTATAAATTTAATTAGAAAATTCAATCCAAGTAATCTGCTTCCAGCTTCTATTCTTTTAAAAGAATTAAGAATGAGGAAGGACAAGGAAGAAATAAATATAATGGAAGAAGGGTTGAAGATCGCAGAAAATAGCTTTTTGCAATTTCTTAACGATATTAAGGAAGGTAGTTCTGAATGTAAACTTGCGGATAGGTTAGAAGAAATATTTAAGGAGAATGGTGCAGATGGAGTATCATTCAAGACTATACTTACTTCTGGGCCCAATACATCAATGCCTCACTTAAGGTGTACTGATAGGAAAGTAAGGAGAGGCGATGTAATAATAGTAGACTTTGGGATAAAATATAGAGGATATTGCACAGACACTACTAGAGTTATCTCATTAGGAAATCCTTCTGATGAAGTTAAGAAAATCCATGAAATAGTACTCAATGCTCAGGAATCTGCTGAAAAAGCAAAGAAGGGAATGAAAGGTAAAGAAATAGATTCAATAGCTAGAGGAATAATCGCAAAAGCGGGTTATTCTCAATTCTTCATTCATAGAACTGGACATGGTATAGGAATAGACGTTCATGAGGATCCTTATATCTCACAAGACAGTGAACAAGTAATAGAACAAAATATGACGTTTACCATAGAGCCAGGGATATATTTACCTGGTAAGTTTGGGATAAGAATAGAAGATATGGTTGTAATGGGAGAAAAGGAAGCAAGGCCTTTAAACAAACTTGAAAAAGAGATTTACGTCATTTGA
- a CDS encoding PLP-dependent aminotransferase family protein — protein sequence MVSRIGKEIEISPVELASQLAKKAKINLASGSPDPKVILISEIREAYNEVLEDVKSLFYPGAGGQEELKKEIEEHYLQFLGLSKGEDEIVITSGAQHAMELLGKYFLENDVIAVENPTFIETFNAIKLRSSVVIPIDLDDKGIKVDQLEEFLKLVKINLLYVIPNCHNPAGVNLDEERRKYLVELAERYDFYILEDDPYRPIAGCVPKPIKYFDKTGRVIYISSFSKILAPGLRIGFILANKEIAEKISLLEQLDFSTSTVNQYVVARLIRKGIVTRRMKELYEYYSRKMKVLKDSLTDQGLTKFNDPKCGFFLLLDLDKDSWKVFNNAIQLGLSFVPAKPFFLRGGDTMARLSITMSNEEEIKEGVSILKKAIQMT from the coding sequence ATGGTCTCGAGAATAGGAAAGGAAATAGAAATATCTCCAGTAGAATTAGCTTCCCAACTTGCCAAAAAGGCTAAGATAAATTTAGCTAGTGGCTCTCCAGATCCAAAGGTTATTCTAATTAGCGAAATAAGAGAAGCGTATAACGAAGTTTTAGAGGACGTAAAATCGCTTTTTTACCCTGGAGCGGGAGGTCAAGAGGAATTAAAGAAGGAAATTGAAGAGCATTATCTTCAATTTTTAGGATTAAGTAAAGGAGAAGATGAAATAGTAATTACAAGCGGAGCTCAGCACGCAATGGAATTGTTAGGAAAATACTTTCTAGAAAACGATGTAATAGCTGTTGAAAATCCTACGTTTATAGAAACTTTTAATGCAATTAAACTTAGGTCGTCAGTAGTCATTCCAATAGATTTAGACGACAAGGGAATTAAGGTGGATCAACTTGAGGAATTTCTTAAGTTAGTTAAGATAAATTTGCTTTATGTAATTCCTAACTGCCATAATCCTGCAGGAGTTAACTTAGATGAGGAGAGGAGAAAGTACCTTGTAGAATTGGCTGAAAGATACGACTTTTACATTTTAGAGGACGATCCTTATAGGCCTATAGCTGGCTGTGTTCCTAAACCTATAAAGTATTTCGATAAAACCGGAAGAGTAATTTACATTAGCTCTTTTAGTAAAATTCTTGCTCCAGGCTTAAGGATAGGTTTTATTCTGGCTAATAAGGAAATTGCTGAGAAGATCTCTTTATTAGAACAACTTGACTTTTCAACATCAACTGTAAATCAATATGTAGTTGCAAGGTTAATAAGGAAAGGAATAGTTACTAGAAGAATGAAAGAATTATACGAGTATTATTCAAGAAAAATGAAGGTATTGAAAGACTCGTTGACCGACCAAGGGCTAACAAAGTTTAACGATCCAAAGTGCGGATTCTTCTTACTTTTAGACCTAGATAAAGATAGCTGGAAAGTATTTAATAATGCAATACAGCTAGGTTTAAGCTTTGTTCCAGCTAAACCGTTCTTCTTAAGAGGAGGAGATACAATGGCAAGACTAAGCATAACAATGTCGAACGAAGAAGAGATAAAAGAAGGAGTTAGTATTCTTAAAAAAGCTATTCAAATGACGTAA
- a CDS encoding ornithine cyclodeaminase family protein — translation MALLLTEKDVSNLLKFEDAYVALKEAFIALESKAGVNSKRMRTSISGSTLTCQAGGLQGYLGIKTFIKGNFVSLLFSTSGELLMIAETDRLSQIRTGSLSVLASDYIQIKYDTVGIIGLGKQGLAQVEAFYELKKIEPIVISRTQERINKALRILNSEGIKVKVAGSYKDVFLNSEVITSITSSKDPFIKLDYVRKGMHINLMGSNIPERVEAFPELIKASSIIVVEDIEQAIEEAGDLILAKKMGMLDESKLVTLSSVIAGKVEKKKDDDISIFKSTGIGLEDVAVMKVLYEKAKKQGIGKEIEVKGVWSRE, via the coding sequence TTGGCCCTACTACTTACAGAAAAAGATGTATCTAATTTATTAAAATTTGAAGATGCTTATGTTGCATTAAAAGAAGCTTTTATTGCTTTGGAAAGCAAAGCAGGCGTAAATTCTAAAAGGATGAGAACCTCGATTTCTGGCTCTACATTAACTTGTCAAGCAGGAGGATTACAAGGTTATCTTGGCATTAAAACTTTTATAAAGGGGAATTTCGTTTCTCTTCTCTTCTCAACCTCTGGAGAGCTTTTGATGATAGCTGAGACAGATAGATTAAGCCAGATAAGGACTGGAAGTTTATCAGTTTTGGCATCAGATTATATTCAAATAAAGTACGATACTGTAGGCATCATTGGATTAGGAAAGCAAGGTTTAGCTCAAGTTGAAGCGTTTTATGAACTCAAGAAAATAGAACCAATAGTTATTTCCAGAACTCAAGAAAGGATAAATAAAGCTCTTAGGATTCTTAATTCTGAAGGAATAAAAGTTAAGGTAGCAGGATCATATAAGGACGTGTTTCTCAATTCCGAAGTCATTACCTCAATAACTTCCTCTAAAGATCCATTTATTAAGCTTGATTACGTAAGAAAAGGAATGCACATTAATCTTATGGGTTCTAATATTCCAGAAAGAGTCGAGGCTTTTCCAGAACTAATAAAAGCCTCGTCAATTATAGTAGTTGAGGATATTGAACAAGCAATAGAAGAAGCAGGAGACCTAATTTTAGCTAAAAAGATGGGAATGCTAGATGAAAGTAAACTCGTTACGTTGTCTTCAGTTATAGCAGGAAAAGTAGAGAAAAAGAAAGATGACGATATCTCTATATTCAAATCTACTGGAATTGGATTAGAAGACGTCGCTGTTATGAAAGTTCTTTATGAAAAAGCTAAGAAACAAGGCATAGGAAAAGAAATAGAAGTGAAAGGCGTATGGTCTCGAGAATAG
- a CDS encoding winged helix-turn-helix transcriptional regulator: protein MELTPRLQDVINIVKQRGEINLKDLALELKVSPKTAKGYVRELTRLGFVEMDEKENVKLKVTQEDPVESLKKIIEIHESEINALKKEVEELKTEIIKLRKKGKYTTED from the coding sequence ATGGAGCTTACGCCTAGATTGCAGGATGTAATAAATATCGTTAAACAAAGAGGAGAAATTAACTTAAAAGATCTGGCTTTGGAACTTAAAGTTTCTCCTAAGACAGCTAAGGGATATGTAAGAGAGCTAACAAGGCTTGGATTTGTTGAAATGGATGAAAAGGAGAATGTAAAATTAAAGGTTACACAGGAAGATCCAGTAGAAAGCCTAAAAAAGATAATAGAAATCCATGAGAGCGAAATTAATGCATTAAAGAAGGAAGTTGAGGAGTTAAAGACTGAAATAATAAAGCTTAGGAAGAAGGGTAAATATACTACAGAAGATTAA
- a CDS encoding polyprenol monophosphomannose synthase has product MENVQVNKRVTIVIPTFNERDNIIRLLSLLSKVIRASIIIVDDNSQDGTAEAVRSLNSSNIQVIVRKKERGLGSAIRTGIQKAIENGTDYVVTMDADLSHDPIYLPAMYEKAREGFDLVIGSRYIKGGGIKNWPIKRRIISWGANFLVRLLLRSPLHDNTSNYRIYSTRAAKEVLKCESADGYEFQICAVYRVLKANLPVAEVPIIFKDREIGKSKLTTGQIYKWFKYVISLSRS; this is encoded by the coding sequence ATGGAAAATGTGCAAGTAAATAAAAGGGTTACTATTGTTATACCTACATTTAACGAGAGAGATAATATTATAAGATTATTATCCCTTTTAAGTAAGGTAATACGAGCTAGCATAATAATAGTAGACGATAATAGTCAAGATGGGACCGCAGAAGCTGTAAGGTCTTTAAACTCGTCCAATATCCAAGTAATAGTGAGGAAAAAAGAAAGAGGACTCGGCTCAGCAATAAGGACAGGAATACAAAAAGCTATAGAAAATGGCACAGATTATGTAGTTACTATGGATGCTGACCTAAGTCACGATCCTATTTACCTCCCAGCAATGTATGAGAAGGCTAGAGAAGGATTTGACTTAGTAATAGGATCCAGATATATAAAAGGCGGAGGAATTAAGAACTGGCCGATAAAGAGGAGAATAATTAGTTGGGGAGCAAACTTTTTGGTCAGATTACTTTTACGCTCACCTCTTCATGATAATACTTCCAATTATAGAATATACTCAACTAGAGCAGCCAAGGAAGTTTTAAAGTGCGAAAGTGCCGACGGTTACGAATTTCAAATATGTGCAGTATATAGGGTATTGAAGGCCAACCTTCCTGTTGCAGAAGTTCCAATAATTTTTAAGGATAGGGAAATCGGTAAAAGTAAATTAACAACGGGACAAATCTATAAATGGTTCAAATATGTAATTAGTTTATCAAGAAGTTAA
- a CDS encoding DUF1947 domain-containing protein produces the protein MQRHFLSEKETEELLEKIKEKYNVNLSPQKVEIGKEKKEVYYFLDGVLSFFSQDLIPTLCAIYKFNISFPSVKVDEGAVRAVLKGADLFVPGIKEYNCNCKPGDIIAVTTMEGKAIAVMKVLISKEDAEKEKKGKFSKNLHYLGDEIWKMCK, from the coding sequence ATGCAGAGGCATTTCTTATCAGAGAAGGAAACAGAAGAATTACTTGAGAAAATAAAAGAAAAATATAACGTTAATCTTTCTCCGCAAAAGGTAGAAATAGGTAAAGAGAAAAAGGAAGTTTATTATTTTTTAGATGGAGTTTTATCCTTCTTTTCACAAGATTTAATTCCTACACTCTGCGCAATTTACAAATTTAATATTTCTTTTCCTTCAGTAAAAGTTGATGAAGGAGCAGTAAGGGCTGTGCTGAAAGGGGCGGATTTATTTGTACCTGGCATAAAAGAGTATAACTGCAATTGTAAACCTGGAGATATTATTGCAGTTACTACAATGGAAGGAAAAGCGATAGCTGTTATGAAAGTTCTTATAAGCAAGGAAGATGCAGAAAAAGAAAAGAAAGGCAAGTTTTCAAAGAATTTGCACTATCTAGGAGATGAAATATGGAAAATGTGCAAGTAA
- the cutA gene encoding glyceraldehyde dehydrogenase subunit alpha, with protein MQYIGKPIRRIEDPRLISGKGSYVDDIKLPGEMFVAFLRSTKPHAKIHVKKTDNVFTGDDINPGKDFPIASKETTYVGQPIAAIIAKDRYEAYDLLESIEVEYEDLPYVLDPTEAIKDEVKVYSGLKSNIYFQKTFSSGNPEKVLSESLTLEGELINQRVIASPLEPRGILAYFDGQRLNVWASTQSAHFMRRNLVEFLGFTNIRVIQPDVGGAFGSKIITHPEQYAVAKLAMKLGVPLKWVPTRTEEMISAGHSRDKRFKFKVGFTRDGKITALVGTIIGDLGAPYADANDDESGNVLSTSRMILGPYKIRDALITSYAVHTNKVPTTSYRGAGRPEATYFIERIVNMIANELNMDPIDIRLKNVIRPEEMPYESAFGITYDTGNYVEILNKSREYYNELKSEAGKDECVGLAMYVEITAFGPWEVARVFAKSDGKIIAITGSGPHGQGDATGFAQIVAETLQIPIENVEVRWGDTDIIEDGIGTWGSRTITVGGSAMLKASEELKRRLIEAAAKMLQADVEEIEYSEGKFTNKKTGKSASLSEVISFAYKNGISLDVTYVYPVSKPTTPYGVHMALVSVDKELGKIKVKKYVAIDDIGKVINPLTAEGQIHGGVMQGIAQALYEEAIIDSQGNLVNSNLNDYVFPTAVESPRYTWTYIERGLSNHPTGSKGVGEAGAVVSTPVIVNAVENCLGKRIYKIPIKPDDL; from the coding sequence ATGCAATATATAGGAAAACCAATAAGGAGAATAGAAGATCCTAGATTAATTTCAGGAAAAGGTTCGTATGTTGATGATATTAAATTACCTGGAGAGATGTTCGTAGCGTTCCTTAGATCTACAAAGCCTCACGCTAAAATTCACGTTAAAAAAACTGATAACGTATTTACTGGAGATGACATAAATCCTGGAAAAGACTTTCCAATTGCCAGTAAAGAAACTACTTACGTAGGTCAGCCTATAGCTGCAATAATCGCAAAGGATAGATATGAGGCTTACGATTTATTAGAAAGTATAGAGGTTGAATACGAGGATTTACCTTATGTCCTAGATCCTACTGAGGCAATAAAAGATGAAGTGAAAGTTTACTCTGGACTTAAGTCAAACATCTATTTCCAAAAAACCTTCTCTTCAGGAAATCCTGAAAAGGTTCTTTCCGAATCTTTAACCTTAGAAGGAGAATTAATCAACCAAAGAGTTATAGCTTCGCCACTTGAACCTAGGGGAATTTTAGCTTATTTTGATGGACAGAGGCTTAACGTTTGGGCTTCAACTCAATCAGCCCACTTTATGAGGAGAAATTTAGTTGAATTTCTGGGATTCACTAATATAAGAGTAATTCAACCGGATGTTGGAGGAGCTTTTGGGAGCAAAATAATTACCCATCCAGAGCAATATGCGGTAGCTAAATTAGCAATGAAATTAGGCGTTCCGCTAAAATGGGTTCCTACTAGGACTGAAGAGATGATAAGTGCTGGCCATAGTAGAGATAAAAGGTTCAAATTTAAGGTTGGATTCACTAGGGATGGTAAAATAACAGCACTAGTTGGTACAATAATAGGAGATCTTGGAGCTCCTTATGCAGATGCAAACGACGATGAGTCTGGAAATGTACTTAGCACTTCTAGAATGATTCTTGGGCCTTACAAAATAAGGGATGCGTTAATAACATCTTATGCGGTTCACACAAATAAGGTTCCCACAACTTCTTATAGAGGCGCAGGAAGACCAGAGGCTACTTACTTTATAGAGAGAATAGTAAATATGATAGCCAATGAACTAAACATGGATCCTATAGATATTAGATTAAAGAACGTTATAAGACCAGAGGAAATGCCCTATGAAAGCGCATTCGGAATAACTTATGATACTGGGAATTATGTTGAAATTCTAAACAAATCAAGAGAATATTATAACGAATTAAAATCAGAGGCCGGAAAAGATGAGTGTGTAGGACTTGCGATGTATGTAGAAATAACTGCCTTCGGACCTTGGGAAGTAGCTAGAGTATTTGCTAAGTCTGACGGTAAAATAATAGCAATAACGGGCTCTGGTCCTCATGGGCAAGGTGATGCTACAGGGTTTGCACAAATAGTTGCAGAAACCTTGCAAATTCCAATAGAAAATGTCGAGGTAAGATGGGGAGATACTGACATAATAGAGGACGGAATAGGGACTTGGGGTAGTAGGACAATTACAGTTGGAGGTTCTGCAATGCTTAAGGCTTCAGAGGAATTAAAGAGGAGACTAATTGAAGCTGCAGCTAAAATGCTACAAGCCGACGTTGAAGAGATTGAATATTCTGAAGGAAAATTCACTAATAAGAAGACAGGAAAATCTGCTAGCTTATCAGAAGTTATTTCATTTGCATATAAGAATGGAATAAGCTTAGACGTAACTTACGTTTACCCTGTAAGTAAGCCAACAACTCCTTACGGAGTTCATATGGCACTAGTAAGCGTTGACAAAGAGCTGGGCAAGATTAAAGTCAAGAAATACGTCGCTATAGATGATATAGGAAAAGTAATTAACCCATTAACAGCGGAAGGACAAATCCATGGCGGGGTAATGCAAGGTATAGCGCAAGCACTTTACGAAGAAGCAATAATAGATTCTCAAGGAAATTTGGTAAACTCTAACCTAAACGATTATGTATTCCCTACTGCTGTAGAAAGCCCTAGGTATACATGGACTTATATAGAAAGAGGATTATCTAACCATCCTACTGGAAGTAAAGGAGTAGGAGAAGCAGGGGCAGTGGTTTCTACTCCAGTAATAGTTAATGCAGTAGAAAATTGTTTAGGAAAGAGAATATATAAAATACCAATTAAACCAGATGATCTATAA
- a CDS encoding M48 family metalloprotease, which produces MQIIIFGLLSLLAINVVYFAVSIILVKKFKSIKYDFLGKQIELKVKEDARVNAFSVITGKILVTSASLNLPKDELDAMIAHEMGHIKLHHHLKMLILVNLLVLLFFYTAEFSLFLFIISGISIVLIQRFISRKFEIQADKYASQLVGKGSLMNLIMKYGENKSSIFSTHPPSSVRIKKI; this is translated from the coding sequence ATGCAAATAATTATTTTCGGATTACTCTCTCTATTAGCAATAAACGTTGTTTACTTTGCGGTCTCTATAATTCTAGTTAAGAAGTTTAAATCAATAAAATATGATTTTCTTGGAAAACAAATTGAGCTCAAGGTTAAGGAAGATGCCAGAGTTAATGCCTTCTCAGTAATAACTGGTAAAATTCTTGTAACCTCAGCTAGCCTAAACTTACCAAAAGACGAGCTAGACGCTATGATAGCTCATGAAATGGGACATATAAAACTTCATCATCATTTAAAGATGTTAATATTAGTAAACCTCTTAGTCCTATTATTTTTCTATACTGCTGAATTTTCCTTATTTCTATTCATTATCTCAGGTATTTCGATAGTTTTAATTCAGAGGTTTATCTCAAGAAAATTTGAAATACAAGCAGATAAATACGCTTCTCAGTTAGTTGGTAAAGGGTCATTAATGAATTTAATAATGAAATATGGAGAAAATAAATCGAGCATATTTTCAACTCATCCTCCTTCTTCTGTGAGAATAAAGAAGATATAA